In Acidimicrobiales bacterium, the DNA window GGCACCAGCCGTCGATCATGGCGATGACCGGACGGGGGCACTCGGCGATCGCGTCGTAGACGCGACGGCCCGACGCCTGGGCCCGGTACTCGTCGGCGTCCAGCTGCGCGCCCTCGGCCAGGTCGGCGCCCGAGGCGAACGCCTTGCCGCCGTTGCCCGAGATCACAACCACGCCCACGTCGTCCGAGCCCGCGGCCCAGTCGACGCCCTCGATGAGTGCGGCCCGGGTGGCCGAGTCGAGGGCGTTGCGGCGCTCGGGTCGGTCGATTCGCAGGTGCAGCACCCGTGCGGTCAGGTCGACGCTGAGGTTGGTCAGCTCGGGGACGGTCACGACTGGTACAGAAGCATGCCCGTGTAGAGCAACGACGGCTTCGGCGCGTCGACCACCCGCAGGTCCAGCTCCTGGACGAGCAGGGTGCCCTGCGGCCGCTCGCGCACGTCGACGAGGCGCATGCGGCCGTGGATCGTGCTGCCCACCCGGACCGGGGCCAGGAAGCGGTACGACTCGGCGCCGTAGTTCACCCGGCTGCGCTCGCCGGTGACCCGGAAGCCGGGGTCGGGTCGGACCGCGGGCATGACCGCGAGCAGCAGGTCGCCGTGGGCGATGGTGCCGCCGTACGGGCCGG includes these proteins:
- a CDS encoding MaoC family dehydratase N-terminal domain-containing protein, producing the protein MDIAFDDLDGLRAQISDEPGDWGPPLTIDQDLVDWFADLTADHQWIHVDVERAAAGPYGGTIAHGDLLLAVMPAVRPDPGFRVTGERSRVNYGAESYRFLAPVRVGSTIHGRMRLVDVRERPQGTLLVQELDLRVVDAPKPSLLYTGMLLYQS